In the genome of Excalfactoria chinensis isolate bCotChi1 chromosome 20, bCotChi1.hap2, whole genome shotgun sequence, the window GGGCAAGCAGGGAAGCGATAGGGAAGCAGCATCCcgagagcagaagcagagctctCTGTCTGTACCGCAGCCATCAGAgggaaaacatttaaaagtcCCTGAGAAACAACGAGGATTCCTTACTCCCTGCTGCGATCTTAAAGGGCAAAACGCGACCGACCCCTCGGGTAACCCCACCCGGGGCTGTTTGTCCTCCCCCATCACCCCGTCCCATCGCTCCTACCCCGCGCACAGCGCTGCTCCGCTCCCTGCGCCGCTCTCGGTACCgcagccccgctccgccccgcgccccgcccgcTGCGGAAGAACGAAGCGTGGCCTCACATCCGCGTCCGGAGCGCAGGTGGGGGCTGTGGCTGCGATAGAGCGGAGCGTTTCAccccctcccccagcccagcctgcagctctgcttttggtTTCGTTCTCAGCCCTGCAAGCCCCGCTGATCGCTCCGtattgcagctgctgcctggaaaCCCACCGTCTGCCGTCGGTTCTGCAGAGCCATGGCCACCATCAGTGACCTCCCCGAGGACGTGTTGGTGGAGCTGCTGTCGCTGCTGCCCGCCCGGGACTTGCTCCGTGCATGCAGGCTGGTGTGCTCCCAATGGCGCGACGTGGTGGACCTCACCACCCTTTGGAAACGTAAATGTCAGCGGGAGGGGTTCTACGTGCAGAGCTTGGACAGGAGCATCACTGACTGGAAGGTGTTCTACCTGCTGTGCAAGCTGAAGAGGAACTTGATCAAAAATCCCCGAGCCGAAGGTTGGTTGGTTGGCATTTCCCAGCAATCAGGACTTGCCCTGCAGTGCCTCGCTATTATTGGGGCTGTGGCACTGAGTCAGATCCACGAGGAAACGATGAGTAATACTGTGTGGGTTAAACCCCTGCGAGTCAGTGGGCCCAGCTGCTGGTTTGCACGATGTCATACGGCAGTGAAAGCATCAGCAGTTGGTTTCAGGCTGACTGCATCCCGGGCTGCATCAGCTGAGGGGTGGCAGTGGGCAGGGAGGGCACTGTCCTGCTCTGTCCCCATCTGTAGTGCTGTGCCCAGCCCTGtcacagctgctggcagccacGCTGAAAGTAGTGACAGCGTGATGCTAAAGGTCACCCTTAAGTACGAGAGGAACACAGCTGGAAATCCACCAGCATCGGTTCTTAATAAGTATCTCTTTAAGGAAAGCAGAGATACTGCAGAAAGCTGAAGTACTAACACTGATCTTTGATACCTGTTTTTAGAGAGCTTTAAGCACTGGAAACTTGATCAGAATGAAGGAGATAAGTGGAAGATCGAGGATCTGCCTGGACCTCTGGGGAAAGAGCTGCCAGACTCAGAAGTCCGCAAATACTTTGTCACTTCGTTTGGGTAAGAGATGCAATATGGAACTGGAGGAGAactgcttccttcctgctgGCTGCGGGAGCACTGAGGTTAGGTGTGAGGCAGGACAACGAGCCTTAGCCCAGGGATAGGGGTTATTTCTCTTATTACTTATTACTTACTCTTATTACACTTCAATTGAAAGAGAGCCACATGTTGCTGAAGGAATTACTGAGTCATATCGTGTGCTGAATTTCTCCATCCTTCTACCAAACGTGGTGGGCAGAAGTTGAGGTCTGGCACCTGACAAAGTCAAAGCCCTTAAATCTCTGGAAGCAAGAGGTGTTTGTCATGCAAACAACTTGCACTAAACGCAGTCAACACTGGAAGATCAATTGCTTTTCCATAATCAGTATCTGTCATGCTTACATAGGAAACCCTTCTTGACCCAGCTTATTGGATTCCTTTTATCTGGGCTTGTGGGCACTCAGGGTCCAGGTGAGCATTCAATGAGATTCAGGCTGGTAGGGAAAGCAATGCTGTCAGATGTGCTCTGTGAAGTTGTTTtgaatgcttctgtttctgttacaGGCCATGCTTCAAGTCTCAGCTGATTACCCTGAAGAAAGAAGGGTACTGGAATGagctgatggatgagaaacGGCCTGAAATCGTAGTCAAGGACTGGTAAGCACCGAGTCAAGCACTGAAGACTAGAATTTCTAGCCTAGGTGTAAGCTGGGCCTCTAAAACGTGCTATAAAATTAATTCTTTGGGATCTGTAGCTCTTGAGTAAAAGCATAGGCTAAACCTTGGTTTATTCATCAGGCTATGAGGTGGCAATGGTGTGAAGAAAAGGATGGCTGTATGCTTTAGGACTTCTCCATAGCTATGGGGGTGACATCCCTTTTCTCAGTTCCAGTTGGAGACTGTTTCTGAACAGTAAGGGAAACTGAATGCTATGCGTATAGCCCGGCCCCTTGATTTCTGCCTTCCTCTCTAGGTACGCTGCCAGATTTGACTGTGGTTGTCGCTATGAGCTCAGAGTgaagctgctttctgaaaactACATTGTGCTTCAGGAGTTCTGTCCTGAGCCAGTGGTCATAGAGCAGTGGAGTGACGCCATGTGGAGAGAGGTAAGCAGCAGCCCTCCAGTAGGCAGCTTTACATCAACGCTGTGGCAAGAATCTTGTCTAAGTCTCAAGTTGCCCTATTTATTCTGCTCTAACATAACGCAAAATGTAagccagccctgcctgcttGACAATGTTGAAGAAGCTTTGAAAGATGGAGGTTCAGCTTGTGCTCCTGTGCTATTTTGACTGGGCTTCTTCAAGTGTTTCTGGTCCTTATTTGAGCTTCTAAGTAACCGAGTTGCAGGAGCACAGTTCTTGTTTACATGacaaaaagctttgttttaaaactacTGCATGGGTGTAAGTGAAAGTATTGCAGCCATTGCTTTCCCTAATTTGCCTTGACTGGTTTGACTGGCTTGGTTTGAGTGGCTGTGAATTCCCTCTTCTGTTGTTACCTCTGCCACATACCAAGCTTAACATTACATTTAGCCTCCTGCCCTGTAATCCTCAGTCAAATATGGCAGGATACCTAAACTAACCTTATTAGAAGCTATTTTAGAATGAGCTTTTCCTGAGCCCTGGGCTCTAAACCAGGAACTGTTCCACCTTCAATGTCAGTGCTGgattatttaggaaaaaataagcagaatttCATGTCTCTACAGATCTCCCACACCTTCAGCAATTACCCAGCTGGAGTTCGTTACATCTGGTTTCAGCATGGAGGCCAAGATACCCAATTCTGGGCAGGATGGTACGGGATCAGGGTGACCAACAGCAGCATCACCATTGGGCCCCAGACACTGAAGGCAAATGAAGACACGGTataagtgttttcttttacctCAGGATTGTGACCGGCTGGTCTCAGGCGCACTTATTTGTCTGTGCTCTCTGGGTGAATATCCTGGCTTTGCCTTGCACAGCTGGTGTGGAATAcaagcagccagctctcctcgTTCACAGCAGAACTTCTGCAGGCCGAACCCTTTGGAAGGATTTCTGTCTTCATCTGTCCTCCTTCACCGTGGCAATGACAATTCCTGGTGCCCTTCCATaggaggaagatgaaggcaaataaatatGACATCTATCTTAAGTGAATAGCATTTGGCTGTAGCACAACGTATGGGAAACTACACACAAGTACATAGCAATCTTAACTGGAAACTTTCTCGTCTATATAACTTAATTAAAACAAGGCGAAAATCTTTCAGTTCAGATTATCAACCCTTGTCTTGAGGACTCTGCTACAGCCAGACTTGTTCTGTatggcatttttctgtttcagtataAATATGTACATAAAGATGTATCTTTCACAGCATCAAGCAAACTTCAGTCTTCTTTATCCACATATGCTGTGTCACTGATATTTAATTCCTTAATTTCTCTAAGTATACATGATCAATGTGGTATATGCCTTCCCTGTCCAAATACAGCCTGTTATTGTCGGGATGTacaaagaggaggaaggagtCCCTTAAGGTGGATACCTGACAACGCAAAGTGCCTTTGGACTGTGCAGCCTCTTTCCGTCTTACCTGTATGCTACCAAAGAGCTTGGTTTGTACTGAACAGTAACCTTATATAAAATGTTAAAGCCACAAACAACGTGGAGATGTGGTGGTGTTGCACTTTTTGCATGGAGAAAGCAGGTAGGTGCTGTCCAACAAGCTTAGCTCACATTCAGTGAACCATTTCTTCTACCCCTGTATGCATGGGGCTGATGTTAAGGCCCTCTCTCTTGACATAGGCAGGATAACAGTGTTTTCCCTTGTCTGCTAAGAGTGAGACAGCTGACAAGTGTCACAGATACATTCCACCGTGCTTCCAACACCTCCTGTTTCCCTGTGGCAAAGAGAGACCAAGATGGTGCAGCCCTTCATAGCAACTGACACCTCCCAGTCTTGTCCTAGAGAAGACGTGGAAATGTGGTGGAAGCTccacatacaaaataaaaatgcttcttcaCTAAAGGAACGGCTGGTTAGGACAGAATCGAGCCTGTTTCAACTGGAGTAAAACTTGATATTTATTGAAGACTACTTGGGACAGTCACAGTGGACAGATGCTACATAAGGCCTCACTCGCGCATGGTATAAGACCATTGCTCTAGTGGAGCATACAGCAGATCCC includes:
- the LOC140261050 gene encoding F-box only protein 6-like, whose amino-acid sequence is MATISDLPEDVLVELLSLLPARDLLRACRLVCSQWRDVVDLTTLWKRKCQREGFYVQSLDRSITDWKVFYLLCKLKRNLIKNPRAEESFKHWKLDQNEGDKWKIEDLPGPLGKELPDSEVRKYFVTSFGPCFKSQLITLKKEGYWNELMDEKRPEIVVKDWYAARFDCGCRYELRVKLLSENYIVLQEFCPEPVVIEQWSDAMWREISHTFSNYPAGVRYIWFQHGGQDTQFWAGWYGIRVTNSSITIGPQTLKANEDTV